In one window of Solanum pennellii chromosome 2, SPENNV200 DNA:
- the LOC107009042 gene encoding floral homeotic protein DEFICIENS-like: MGRGKIEIKKIENSTNRQVTYSKRRNGIFKKAKELTVLCDAKISLIMLSSTRKYHEYTSPNTTTKKMIDQYQSALGVDIWSTHYEKMQENLKRLKEINNKLRREIRQRTGEDMSGLNLQELCHLQENITESVAEIRERKYHVIKNQTDTCKKKARNLEEQNGNLVLDLEAKCEDPKYGVVENEGHYNSAVAFANGVHNLYAFRLQPLHPNLQNEGGFGSRNLRLS; encoded by the exons ATGGGTCGTGGAAAAATTGAGATCAAGAAGATTGAAAACTCGACAAACAGGCAGGTCACTTACTCTAAGAGAAGAAATGGTATTTTCAAGAAAGCTAAAGAACTTACTGTTCTTTGTGACGCTAAGATCTCTCTCATCATGCTATCAAGCACCAGGAAGTATCATGAGTACACAAGCCCAAACACTAC GACAAAAAAGATGATTGATCAGTATCAGAGTGCACTTGGAGTTGATATCTGGAGCACTCACTACGAG AAAATGCAAGAGAACTTGAAGAGATTGAAAGAGATTAATAACAAGCTAAGAAGAGAGATAAG GCAGAGAACAGGGGAAGACATGAGCGGACTCAATTTGCAGGAACTATGTCACTTGCAGGAGAACATCACTGAATCTGTTGCTGAGATTCGTGAACGAAAG TACCACGTGATCAAGAATCAAACAGACACCTGCAAGAAGAAG GCGAGGAACTTAGAAGAGCAAAATGGAAACCTTGTACTTGACTTG GAAGCAAAATGTGAAGATCCAAAGTATGGTGTAGTGGAAAATGAGGGGCATTACAACTCTGCAGTGGCATTTGCGAATGGAGTACACAATCTTTATGCTTTTCGCCTACAACCATTGCACCCCAATCTTCAAAACGAAGGAGGATTTGGTTCTCGTAATCTACGTCTCTCCTGA
- the LOC107011727 gene encoding uncharacterized protein LOC107011727: protein MATSAPLPVSWIPEDDLLLKNAIEAGASLEALAKGAVRFSRKFTLQELQYRWHSLLYDSDVAVPASARMVELEHSGINPLSKFNRSENLKASKDVAGKRKADSIRRRYYTLRKKFRSEFFNSTDLGFLDEPNLHDCNGHGTNFRQDVRNEAQARDENCMLGGCISDDLGLQESDLDILRHVFPEALGDMPVSPAIANSHIAYNSRCSISVDDNGPDAIVRESRFLEGLSTSLREERNSFQPDMEDREITDVLKDNSIDFEKCSAVKKPRLSQLSPDRKIFSSPEGKQLSTFRSRSDNHQNICSGPCGFDSRQHSRSPKSGTMLGARTGSTDFIDSSATSDGEFTDLPDSLLNLSNEDDVLLEVDGKDSADNLCKENLKFLPDSPCVIPEGGSDDHESEVIKESNTNITDPDDFNPLGSEMENSSLYGHYVRADCEVDVPSTSALSPDIKQPIDGSKLCILNTEDTEIPCNDDIFLLIHPSTSFASTATLSVGQSSINLSSPGSRSEQRVSSFTRGKDSGKSFAWTNKVVPNVFGEARPVQPAIGSTAHLKVSGTTALPVLPGAANKGVGVAGQSKSLPVNPVVSKNDVLEEDTARVQGVGDTPATFIEAPEFGESSSVRVAVTEPKINPSTSEVEDPQSDDDVPCFSDVEAMILEMDLDPHDQDLYATKQESKYQSEDFRRTTIRLEQCFRSGMQRDMTARGAFAILYGRHLKHYIRKTEVILGRSTDDVEVDIDLRKEGRANKISRRQASIKMESDGSFCLKNLGRCSIAVNGKSVDTGQYLTLSSSCVIEIREMSFLFEMNPKYVKQYIESITQNKGTVSKFERSPERKP, encoded by the exons ATGGCAACTTCTGCTCCACTTCCTGTTTCATGGATTCCTGAGGACGACCTCCTTCTAAAGAACGCCATTGAG GCTGGTGCATCCTTAGAAGCACTTGCTAAAGGAGCAGTACGATTTTCTCGCAAATTCACGTTGCAAGAGCTGCAGTATCGTTGGCATTCGCTGTTATATGATTCAGATGTCGCAGTTCCAGCTTCTGCTCGCATGGTTGAGCTTGAGCATTCAGGGATCAATCCATTGTCAAAGTTTAACAGATCTGAAAATCTTAAAGCAAGCAAAGATGTTGCTGGAAAGAGGAAAGCAGACAGTATTCGTAGACGATACTATACTTTGCGGAAGAAATTTAGAAGTGAATTTTTCAATTCCACAGATCTAGGCTTTCTGGATGAGCCAAATCTACATGATTGCAATGGACACGGAACTAATTTTAGGCAGGATGTAAGAAATGAAGCTCAGGCTCGTGATGAAAATTGTATGCTTGGGGGTTGTATCTCGGATGATCTTGGGCTTCAAGAATCAGATCTTGATATCTTGCGCCATGTTTTCCCAGAAGCACTTGGAGACATGCCTGTCTCTCCTGCCATCGctaattctcatatagcctacAATAGTAGGTGTTCAATCTCAGTAGACGATAATGGTCCAGATGCAATTGTAAGAGAAAGTAGGTTTCTGGAGGGGCTCTCTACTTCATTAAGAGAGGAGAGGAATTCTTTTCAGCCTGATATGGAAGATAGAGAAATTACGGATGTTCTTAAAGATAATTCCATTGACTTTGAAAAGTGCTCGGCTGTTAAGAAGCCTCGCTTATCACAGTTATCTCCTGACAGAAAGATCTTCAGTAGTCCTGAAGGAAAACAGTTGTCCACCTTCCGTTCAAGGAGTGATAACCATCAAAATATCTGTAGTGGTCCTTGTGGATTTGACAGTAGACAGCATTCTCGCTCCCCAAAATCAG GAACTATGTTGGGAGCCAGGACTGGCAGCACTGATTTTATTGATTCATCAGCTACATCAGATGGTGAGTTCACGGATCTCCCAGATTCTCTCTTAAATCTTTCAAATGAGGATGACGTCCTTTTGGAGGTGGATGGCAAGGATTCAGCGGACAACTTGTGTAAAGAGAATCTTAAGTTCCTCCCAGATTCTCCTTGTGTTATTCCAGAAGGCGGTTCAGATGACCATGAATCTGAAGTAATCAAAGAATCAAACACAAACATTACAGATCCTGATGATTTCAATCCTTTAGGATCAGAAATGGAAAATTCTTCTCTATATGGTCATTATGTCAGGGCTGATTGTGAAGTTGATGTGCCATCCACATCAGCATTAAGTCCTGATATAAAACAGCCTATTGATGGGAGTAAGCTTTGTATACTTAACACCGAGGACACAGAGATTCCTTGTAACGATGATATCTTCTTGCTTATCCACCCTTCCACATCATTTGCTTCTACTGCCACCCTATCAGTTGGTCAAAGTTCCATAAACCTGTCATCGCCTGGTAGTAGAAGTGAACAAAGAGTCAGCTCCTTCACTCGTGGAAAAGATTCTGGCAAGTCTTTTGCATGGACTAATAAGGTTGTACCAAACGTATTTGGAGAAGCACGACCAGTGCAGCCAGCCATTGGTAGTACTGCCCATTTAAAGGTGTCTGGTACTACTGCTTTACCTGTCCTTCCTGGTGCTGCTAACAAGGGTGTGGGAGTCGCAGGTCAAAGCAAATCATTGCCTGTAAATCCAGTAGTATCTAAAAATGATGTGCTAGAGGAGGATACTGCTAGAGTTCAAGGg GTGGGGGACACTCCAGCTACTTTCATCGAGGCACCAGAATTTGGTGAATCAAGTTCTGTCAGGGTAGCTGTTACAGAGCCAAAAATAAACCCTTCAACATCAGAAGTGGAAGATCCTCAGAGTGATGATGATGTACCGTGTTTTTCTGATGTTGAAGCTATG ATACTAGAGATGGACTTAGATCCACATGATCAAGACTTATATGCAACTAAGCAAG AGTCCAAGTATCAGTCTGAAGACTTTAGAAGGACAACCATAAGGTTGGAACAGTGTTTTCGTTCTGGTATGCAAAGAGACATGACTGCTCGAGGGGCCTTTGCCATCCTATATGGTCGTCATCTGAAGCATTACATCCGAAAGACCGAG GTCATACTTGGAAGATCCACAGATGATGTTGAGGTTGACATTGATTTACGAAAAGAAGGTCGTGCTAACAAAATATCTCGGCGTCAG GCAAGCATCAAGATGGAATCGGATGGATCCTTCTGTCTGAAGAATCTAGGGAGGTGCTCAATAGCAGTGAATGGCAAATCTGTTGATACTGGGCAGTATCTGACCCTTAGCAGTAGTTGTGTGATAGAG ATAAGGGAAATGAGTTTTTTGTTTGAGATGAACCCCAAGTATGTCAAGCAGTACATAGAAAGCATTACCCAGAATAAAGGAACAGTTAGCAAATTTGAACGGTCACCTGAAAGGAAACCATGA